A genomic window from Macaca mulatta isolate MMU2019108-1 chromosome 19, T2T-MMU8v2.0, whole genome shotgun sequence includes:
- the ZSCAN18 gene encoding zinc finger and SCAN domain-containing protein 18 isoform X6 produces MLPLEKAFASPRSSPTPLDLPTPGSAAGAQQEEPETIPERTPADLEFSRLRFREFVYQEAAGPHQTLARLHELCRQWLMPEARSKEQMLELLVLEQFLGILPDKVRPWVVAQYPESCKKAASLVEGLADVLDEPGMLLGSPAGSSSILSDGVYERHMDPLLLPGEFESPSQARGAGEIPAPSETPWLSPDSLFLEQRRVREARTEEASPANTEQKLKSFPEEPQHMEEWGHLDPAEENLKSYRKLLLWGYQLSQPDAASRLDTEELQLVERDSQGSGLPEGGRQQETAGCACEEAAPARVVPELPAEAPPGDAPADPPSGTTEEEEEQPGKAPDPQDPQDPQDPQDPQDPQDPQDAESGSASDSQRRRIIKQPAPDTDTGAARLGTKRPHPEDGDEQSLEGVSGDGQSLEGVSGDGQSLEGVSGDGQSLEGVSGDGQSLEGVSGDGQSLEGVSGDGQSLEGVSGAGHSAGLAAGQGPGADELGLSRGKPYACGECGEAFAWLSHLMEHHSSHGGRKRYACQGCWKTFHFSLALAEHQKTHEKEKGYALGIARGPQPSTREAQAGAGAGGPPESVEGEALPAPPEAQR; encoded by the exons ATGCTGCCTTTGGAGAAGGCGTTTGCCTCCCCCAGGAGCTCCCCAACCCCCCTGGATCTGCCCACGCCAGGGTCAGCAGCCGGAGCCCAGCAGGAAGAACCCGAGACCATCCCTGAGAGGACCCCTGCTGACCTGGAGTTCTCCCGCCTGCGTTTCCGAGAATTTGTCTACCAGGAGGCTGCCGGGCCCCACCAGACCCTGGCCCGCCTGCATGAGCTGTGCCGCCAGTGGCTGATGCCTGAGGCGCGCTCCAAGGAGCAGATGCTGGAGCTGCTGGTGCTGGAGCAGTTCCTGGGCATTCTGCCTGATAAGGTCCGGCCCTGGGTGGTGGCACAGTACCCTGAGAGCTGCAAGAAGGCAGCCTCCCTGGTGGAGGGCCTCGCTGATGTCCTGGACGAGCCAG GGATGCTGCTGGGCTCCCCTGCGGGCTCATCCTCAATTCTTAGTGATGGAGTGTACGAGAGGCACATGGACCCTCTGCTGCTACCAGGCGAGTTCGAGAGCCCCAGCCAGGCCCGCGGAGCTGGGGAGATCCCAGCACCTTCTGAGACAC cctggcTTTCTCCAGACTCCCTGTTTCTGGAACAGAGGAGGGTCAGAGAAGCAAGGACCGAAGAggccagccctgccaacaccgaGCAG AAGCTGAAGTCCTTTCCAGAGGAGCCTCAGCACATGGAGGAGTGGGGCCACCTGGACCCTGCCGAGGAGAACCTGAAGAGCTACCGGAAGCTGCTCCTGTGGG GGTATCAGCTTTCCCAGCCTGACGCTGCCTCCAGGCTGGACACTGAGGAACTCCAGCTGGTGGAAAGAGATTCACAAGGAAGCGGCCTCCCAG AAGGCGGGAGGCAGCAGGAGACCGCTGGGTGCGCCTGCGAAGAGGCCGCCCCCGCGCGGGTGGTGCCTGAGCTGCCTGCGGAGGCGCCCCCAGGGGACGCCCCTGCCGATCCCCCGTCGGGCAccactgaggaggaggaagagcagccTGGGAAGGCCCCGGACCCGCAGGACCCGCAGGACCCGCAGGACCCCCAGGACCCCCAGGACCCCCAGGACCCCCAGGacgcggagtctggctctgcctccGACTCGCAGAGGCGGCGCATCATCAAGCAGCCTGCCCCGGACACGGACACGGGCGCGGCGAGGCTGGGAACCAAGAGGCCGCACCCTGAGGATGGCGATGAGCAGAGCCTCGAGGGCGTCTCCGGCGACGGGCAGAGCCTCGAGGGCGTCTCCGGCGACGGGCAGAGCCTCGAGGGCGTCTCCGGCGACGGGCAGAGCCTCGAGGGCGTCTCCGGGGACGGGCAGAGCCTCGAGGGCGTCTCCGGCGACGGGCAGAGCCTCGAGGGTGTCTCCGGTGATGGGCAGAGCCTCGAGGGTGTCTCTGGCGCCGGCCACAGCGCAGGGCTCGCGGCCGGGCAGGGCCCCGGGGCTGACGAGCTGGGCTTGTCCCGCGGGAAGCCCTACGCCTGCGGCGAGTGCGGGGAGGCCTTCGCGTGGCTTTCGCACCTCATGGAGCACCACAGCAGCCATGGCGGCCGGAAGCGCTACGCCTGTCAAGGCTGCTGGAAGaccttccacttcagcctggcCCTAGCCGAGCACCAGAAGACCCACGAGAAGGAGAAAGGCTACGCGCTGGGGATCGCCCGGGGCCCCCAACCGTCCACCCGCGAAgcccaggcaggggctggggcgGGCGGGCCCCCGGAGAGCGTGGAGGGCGAGGCTCTCCCCGCACCCCCAGAGGCGCAGAGGTGA
- the ZSCAN18 gene encoding zinc finger and SCAN domain-containing protein 18 isoform X1: MAFSNLPRVWTPRLFLHRNIMGLIWHRRTHTGEIPYKCNQCGKAFRDSSCLTKYRKMEFHPCHPDCSAMVRSQLPAASASWVQVILLPQTPEQVAGITGLWVLAPSEPPGNPWHLCFGATLSPVRQCRIFQCRFGKMLPLEKAFASPRSSPTPLDLPTPGSAAGAQQEEPETIPERTPADLEFSRLRFREFVYQEAAGPHQTLARLHELCRQWLMPEARSKEQMLELLVLEQFLGILPDKVRPWVVAQYPESCKKAASLVEGLADVLDEPGMLLGSPAGSSSILSDGVYERHMDPLLLPGEFESPSQARGAGEIPAPSETPWLSPDSLFLEQRRVREARTEEASPANTEQKLKSFPEEPQHMEEWGHLDPAEENLKSYRKLLLWGYQLSQPDAASRLDTEELQLVERDSQGSGLPEGGRQQETAGCACEEAAPARVVPELPAEAPPGDAPADPPSGTTEEEEEQPGKAPDPQDPQDPQDPQDPQDPQDPQDAESGSASDSQRRRIIKQPAPDTDTGAARLGTKRPHPEDGDEQSLEGVSGDGQSLEGVSGDGQSLEGVSGDGQSLEGVSGDGQSLEGVSGDGQSLEGVSGDGQSLEGVSGAGHSAGLAAGQGPGADELGLSRGKPYACGECGEAFAWLSHLMEHHSSHGGRKRYACQGCWKTFHFSLALAEHQKTHEKEKGYALGIARGPQPSTREAQAGAGAGGPPESVEGEALPAPPEAQR; the protein is encoded by the exons GAACATCATGGGCCTCATCTGGCACCGGAGGACTCATACTGGTGAGATCCCCTACAAGTGTAATCAGTGTGGCAAAGCCTTCAGGGACAGCTCCTGTCTGACCAAGTACAGGAAG atggagtttcacccttgtcacccagactgcagtgcaatggtgcgatctcagctccctgcagcctctgcctcctgggttcaagtgattctcctgcctcagactcctgagcaagtagctgggattacag GTCTGTGGGTTCTGGCACCATCTGAGCCCCCTGGCAATCCCTGGCACCTCTGCTTTGGAGCCACCTTGTCCCCGGTTAGACAGTGTCGCATTTTCCAGTGCCGTTTTGGAAAGATGCTGCCTTTGGAGAAGGCGTTTGCCTCCCCCAGGAGCTCCCCAACCCCCCTGGATCTGCCCACGCCAGGGTCAGCAGCCGGAGCCCAGCAGGAAGAACCCGAGACCATCCCTGAGAGGACCCCTGCTGACCTGGAGTTCTCCCGCCTGCGTTTCCGAGAATTTGTCTACCAGGAGGCTGCCGGGCCCCACCAGACCCTGGCCCGCCTGCATGAGCTGTGCCGCCAGTGGCTGATGCCTGAGGCGCGCTCCAAGGAGCAGATGCTGGAGCTGCTGGTGCTGGAGCAGTTCCTGGGCATTCTGCCTGATAAGGTCCGGCCCTGGGTGGTGGCACAGTACCCTGAGAGCTGCAAGAAGGCAGCCTCCCTGGTGGAGGGCCTCGCTGATGTCCTGGACGAGCCAG GGATGCTGCTGGGCTCCCCTGCGGGCTCATCCTCAATTCTTAGTGATGGAGTGTACGAGAGGCACATGGACCCTCTGCTGCTACCAGGCGAGTTCGAGAGCCCCAGCCAGGCCCGCGGAGCTGGGGAGATCCCAGCACCTTCTGAGACAC cctggcTTTCTCCAGACTCCCTGTTTCTGGAACAGAGGAGGGTCAGAGAAGCAAGGACCGAAGAggccagccctgccaacaccgaGCAG AAGCTGAAGTCCTTTCCAGAGGAGCCTCAGCACATGGAGGAGTGGGGCCACCTGGACCCTGCCGAGGAGAACCTGAAGAGCTACCGGAAGCTGCTCCTGTGGG GGTATCAGCTTTCCCAGCCTGACGCTGCCTCCAGGCTGGACACTGAGGAACTCCAGCTGGTGGAAAGAGATTCACAAGGAAGCGGCCTCCCAG AAGGCGGGAGGCAGCAGGAGACCGCTGGGTGCGCCTGCGAAGAGGCCGCCCCCGCGCGGGTGGTGCCTGAGCTGCCTGCGGAGGCGCCCCCAGGGGACGCCCCTGCCGATCCCCCGTCGGGCAccactgaggaggaggaagagcagccTGGGAAGGCCCCGGACCCGCAGGACCCGCAGGACCCGCAGGACCCCCAGGACCCCCAGGACCCCCAGGACCCCCAGGacgcggagtctggctctgcctccGACTCGCAGAGGCGGCGCATCATCAAGCAGCCTGCCCCGGACACGGACACGGGCGCGGCGAGGCTGGGAACCAAGAGGCCGCACCCTGAGGATGGCGATGAGCAGAGCCTCGAGGGCGTCTCCGGCGACGGGCAGAGCCTCGAGGGCGTCTCCGGCGACGGGCAGAGCCTCGAGGGCGTCTCCGGCGACGGGCAGAGCCTCGAGGGCGTCTCCGGGGACGGGCAGAGCCTCGAGGGCGTCTCCGGCGACGGGCAGAGCCTCGAGGGTGTCTCCGGTGATGGGCAGAGCCTCGAGGGTGTCTCTGGCGCCGGCCACAGCGCAGGGCTCGCGGCCGGGCAGGGCCCCGGGGCTGACGAGCTGGGCTTGTCCCGCGGGAAGCCCTACGCCTGCGGCGAGTGCGGGGAGGCCTTCGCGTGGCTTTCGCACCTCATGGAGCACCACAGCAGCCATGGCGGCCGGAAGCGCTACGCCTGTCAAGGCTGCTGGAAGaccttccacttcagcctggcCCTAGCCGAGCACCAGAAGACCCACGAGAAGGAGAAAGGCTACGCGCTGGGGATCGCCCGGGGCCCCCAACCGTCCACCCGCGAAgcccaggcaggggctggggcgGGCGGGCCCCCGGAGAGCGTGGAGGGCGAGGCTCTCCCCGCACCCCCAGAGGCGCAGAGGTGA
- the ZSCAN18 gene encoding zinc finger and SCAN domain-containing protein 18 isoform X4, with the protein MEFHPCHPDCSAMVRSQLPAASASWVQVILLPQTPEQVAGITGLWVLAPSEPPGNPWHLCFGATLSPVRQCRIFQCRFGKMLPLEKAFASPRSSPTPLDLPTPGSAAGAQQEEPETIPERTPADLEFSRLRFREFVYQEAAGPHQTLARLHELCRQWLMPEARSKEQMLELLVLEQFLGILPDKVRPWVVAQYPESCKKAASLVEGLADVLDEPGMLLGSPAGSSSILSDGVYERHMDPLLLPGEFESPSQARGAGEIPAPSETPWLSPDSLFLEQRRVREARTEEASPANTEQKLKSFPEEPQHMEEWGHLDPAEENLKSYRKLLLWGYQLSQPDAASRLDTEELQLVERDSQGSGLPEGGRQQETAGCACEEAAPARVVPELPAEAPPGDAPADPPSGTTEEEEEQPGKAPDPQDPQDPQDPQDPQDPQDPQDAESGSASDSQRRRIIKQPAPDTDTGAARLGTKRPHPEDGDEQSLEGVSGDGQSLEGVSGDGQSLEGVSGDGQSLEGVSGDGQSLEGVSGDGQSLEGVSGDGQSLEGVSGAGHSAGLAAGQGPGADELGLSRGKPYACGECGEAFAWLSHLMEHHSSHGGRKRYACQGCWKTFHFSLALAEHQKTHEKEKGYALGIARGPQPSTREAQAGAGAGGPPESVEGEALPAPPEAQR; encoded by the exons atggagtttcacccttgtcacccagactgcagtgcaatggtgcgatctcagctccctgcagcctctgcctcctgggttcaagtgattctcctgcctcagactcctgagcaagtagctgggattacag GTCTGTGGGTTCTGGCACCATCTGAGCCCCCTGGCAATCCCTGGCACCTCTGCTTTGGAGCCACCTTGTCCCCGGTTAGACAGTGTCGCATTTTCCAGTGCCGTTTTGGAAAGATGCTGCCTTTGGAGAAGGCGTTTGCCTCCCCCAGGAGCTCCCCAACCCCCCTGGATCTGCCCACGCCAGGGTCAGCAGCCGGAGCCCAGCAGGAAGAACCCGAGACCATCCCTGAGAGGACCCCTGCTGACCTGGAGTTCTCCCGCCTGCGTTTCCGAGAATTTGTCTACCAGGAGGCTGCCGGGCCCCACCAGACCCTGGCCCGCCTGCATGAGCTGTGCCGCCAGTGGCTGATGCCTGAGGCGCGCTCCAAGGAGCAGATGCTGGAGCTGCTGGTGCTGGAGCAGTTCCTGGGCATTCTGCCTGATAAGGTCCGGCCCTGGGTGGTGGCACAGTACCCTGAGAGCTGCAAGAAGGCAGCCTCCCTGGTGGAGGGCCTCGCTGATGTCCTGGACGAGCCAG GGATGCTGCTGGGCTCCCCTGCGGGCTCATCCTCAATTCTTAGTGATGGAGTGTACGAGAGGCACATGGACCCTCTGCTGCTACCAGGCGAGTTCGAGAGCCCCAGCCAGGCCCGCGGAGCTGGGGAGATCCCAGCACCTTCTGAGACAC cctggcTTTCTCCAGACTCCCTGTTTCTGGAACAGAGGAGGGTCAGAGAAGCAAGGACCGAAGAggccagccctgccaacaccgaGCAG AAGCTGAAGTCCTTTCCAGAGGAGCCTCAGCACATGGAGGAGTGGGGCCACCTGGACCCTGCCGAGGAGAACCTGAAGAGCTACCGGAAGCTGCTCCTGTGGG GGTATCAGCTTTCCCAGCCTGACGCTGCCTCCAGGCTGGACACTGAGGAACTCCAGCTGGTGGAAAGAGATTCACAAGGAAGCGGCCTCCCAG AAGGCGGGAGGCAGCAGGAGACCGCTGGGTGCGCCTGCGAAGAGGCCGCCCCCGCGCGGGTGGTGCCTGAGCTGCCTGCGGAGGCGCCCCCAGGGGACGCCCCTGCCGATCCCCCGTCGGGCAccactgaggaggaggaagagcagccTGGGAAGGCCCCGGACCCGCAGGACCCGCAGGACCCGCAGGACCCCCAGGACCCCCAGGACCCCCAGGACCCCCAGGacgcggagtctggctctgcctccGACTCGCAGAGGCGGCGCATCATCAAGCAGCCTGCCCCGGACACGGACACGGGCGCGGCGAGGCTGGGAACCAAGAGGCCGCACCCTGAGGATGGCGATGAGCAGAGCCTCGAGGGCGTCTCCGGCGACGGGCAGAGCCTCGAGGGCGTCTCCGGCGACGGGCAGAGCCTCGAGGGCGTCTCCGGCGACGGGCAGAGCCTCGAGGGCGTCTCCGGGGACGGGCAGAGCCTCGAGGGCGTCTCCGGCGACGGGCAGAGCCTCGAGGGTGTCTCCGGTGATGGGCAGAGCCTCGAGGGTGTCTCTGGCGCCGGCCACAGCGCAGGGCTCGCGGCCGGGCAGGGCCCCGGGGCTGACGAGCTGGGCTTGTCCCGCGGGAAGCCCTACGCCTGCGGCGAGTGCGGGGAGGCCTTCGCGTGGCTTTCGCACCTCATGGAGCACCACAGCAGCCATGGCGGCCGGAAGCGCTACGCCTGTCAAGGCTGCTGGAAGaccttccacttcagcctggcCCTAGCCGAGCACCAGAAGACCCACGAGAAGGAGAAAGGCTACGCGCTGGGGATCGCCCGGGGCCCCCAACCGTCCACCCGCGAAgcccaggcaggggctggggcgGGCGGGCCCCCGGAGAGCGTGGAGGGCGAGGCTCTCCCCGCACCCCCAGAGGCGCAGAGGTGA
- the ZSCAN18 gene encoding zinc finger and SCAN domain-containing protein 18 isoform X2 yields MAFSNLPRVWTPRLFLHRNIMGLIWHRRTHTGEIPYKCNQCGKAFRDSSCLTKYRKMEFHPCHPDCSAMVRSQLPAASASWVQVILLPQTPEQVAGITGLWVLAPSEPPGNPWHLCFGATLSPVRQCRIFQCRFGKMLPLEKAFASPRSSPTPLDLPTPGSAAGAQQEEPETIPERTPADLEFSRLRFREFVYQEAAGPHQTLARLHELCRQWLMPEARSKEQMLELLVLEQFLGILPDKVRPWVVAQYPESCKKAASLVEGLADVLDEPGMLLGSPAGSSSILSDGVYERHMDPLLLPGEFESPSQARGAGEIPAPSETPWLSPDSLFLEQRRVREARTEEASPANTEQKLKSFPEEPQHMEEWGHLDPAEENLKSYRKLLLWGYQLSQPDAASRLDTEELQLVERDSQGSGLPGGRQQETAGCACEEAAPARVVPELPAEAPPGDAPADPPSGTTEEEEEQPGKAPDPQDPQDPQDPQDPQDPQDPQDAESGSASDSQRRRIIKQPAPDTDTGAARLGTKRPHPEDGDEQSLEGVSGDGQSLEGVSGDGQSLEGVSGDGQSLEGVSGDGQSLEGVSGDGQSLEGVSGDGQSLEGVSGAGHSAGLAAGQGPGADELGLSRGKPYACGECGEAFAWLSHLMEHHSSHGGRKRYACQGCWKTFHFSLALAEHQKTHEKEKGYALGIARGPQPSTREAQAGAGAGGPPESVEGEALPAPPEAQR; encoded by the exons GAACATCATGGGCCTCATCTGGCACCGGAGGACTCATACTGGTGAGATCCCCTACAAGTGTAATCAGTGTGGCAAAGCCTTCAGGGACAGCTCCTGTCTGACCAAGTACAGGAAG atggagtttcacccttgtcacccagactgcagtgcaatggtgcgatctcagctccctgcagcctctgcctcctgggttcaagtgattctcctgcctcagactcctgagcaagtagctgggattacag GTCTGTGGGTTCTGGCACCATCTGAGCCCCCTGGCAATCCCTGGCACCTCTGCTTTGGAGCCACCTTGTCCCCGGTTAGACAGTGTCGCATTTTCCAGTGCCGTTTTGGAAAGATGCTGCCTTTGGAGAAGGCGTTTGCCTCCCCCAGGAGCTCCCCAACCCCCCTGGATCTGCCCACGCCAGGGTCAGCAGCCGGAGCCCAGCAGGAAGAACCCGAGACCATCCCTGAGAGGACCCCTGCTGACCTGGAGTTCTCCCGCCTGCGTTTCCGAGAATTTGTCTACCAGGAGGCTGCCGGGCCCCACCAGACCCTGGCCCGCCTGCATGAGCTGTGCCGCCAGTGGCTGATGCCTGAGGCGCGCTCCAAGGAGCAGATGCTGGAGCTGCTGGTGCTGGAGCAGTTCCTGGGCATTCTGCCTGATAAGGTCCGGCCCTGGGTGGTGGCACAGTACCCTGAGAGCTGCAAGAAGGCAGCCTCCCTGGTGGAGGGCCTCGCTGATGTCCTGGACGAGCCAG GGATGCTGCTGGGCTCCCCTGCGGGCTCATCCTCAATTCTTAGTGATGGAGTGTACGAGAGGCACATGGACCCTCTGCTGCTACCAGGCGAGTTCGAGAGCCCCAGCCAGGCCCGCGGAGCTGGGGAGATCCCAGCACCTTCTGAGACAC cctggcTTTCTCCAGACTCCCTGTTTCTGGAACAGAGGAGGGTCAGAGAAGCAAGGACCGAAGAggccagccctgccaacaccgaGCAG AAGCTGAAGTCCTTTCCAGAGGAGCCTCAGCACATGGAGGAGTGGGGCCACCTGGACCCTGCCGAGGAGAACCTGAAGAGCTACCGGAAGCTGCTCCTGTGGG GGTATCAGCTTTCCCAGCCTGACGCTGCCTCCAGGCTGGACACTGAGGAACTCCAGCTGGTGGAAAGAGATTCACAAGGAAGCGGCCTCCCAG GCGGGAGGCAGCAGGAGACCGCTGGGTGCGCCTGCGAAGAGGCCGCCCCCGCGCGGGTGGTGCCTGAGCTGCCTGCGGAGGCGCCCCCAGGGGACGCCCCTGCCGATCCCCCGTCGGGCAccactgaggaggaggaagagcagccTGGGAAGGCCCCGGACCCGCAGGACCCGCAGGACCCGCAGGACCCCCAGGACCCCCAGGACCCCCAGGACCCCCAGGacgcggagtctggctctgcctccGACTCGCAGAGGCGGCGCATCATCAAGCAGCCTGCCCCGGACACGGACACGGGCGCGGCGAGGCTGGGAACCAAGAGGCCGCACCCTGAGGATGGCGATGAGCAGAGCCTCGAGGGCGTCTCCGGCGACGGGCAGAGCCTCGAGGGCGTCTCCGGCGACGGGCAGAGCCTCGAGGGCGTCTCCGGCGACGGGCAGAGCCTCGAGGGCGTCTCCGGGGACGGGCAGAGCCTCGAGGGCGTCTCCGGCGACGGGCAGAGCCTCGAGGGTGTCTCCGGTGATGGGCAGAGCCTCGAGGGTGTCTCTGGCGCCGGCCACAGCGCAGGGCTCGCGGCCGGGCAGGGCCCCGGGGCTGACGAGCTGGGCTTGTCCCGCGGGAAGCCCTACGCCTGCGGCGAGTGCGGGGAGGCCTTCGCGTGGCTTTCGCACCTCATGGAGCACCACAGCAGCCATGGCGGCCGGAAGCGCTACGCCTGTCAAGGCTGCTGGAAGaccttccacttcagcctggcCCTAGCCGAGCACCAGAAGACCCACGAGAAGGAGAAAGGCTACGCGCTGGGGATCGCCCGGGGCCCCCAACCGTCCACCCGCGAAgcccaggcaggggctggggcgGGCGGGCCCCCGGAGAGCGTGGAGGGCGAGGCTCTCCCCGCACCCCCAGAGGCGCAGAGGTGA
- the ZSCAN18 gene encoding zinc finger and SCAN domain-containing protein 18 isoform X8 translates to MEFHPCHPDCSAMVRSQLPAASASWVQVILLPQTPEQVAGITGLWVLAPSEPPGNPWHLCFGATLSPVRQCRIFQCRFGKMLPLEKAFASPRSSPTPLDLPTPGSAAGAQQEEPETIPERTPADLEFSRLRFREFVYQEAAGPHQTLARLHELCRQWLMPEARSKEQMLELLVLEQFLGILPDKVRPWVVAQYPESCKKAASLVEGLADVLDEPGMLLGSPAGSSSILSDGVYERHMDPLLLPGEFESPSQARGAGEIPAPSETPWLSPDSLFLEQRRVREARTEEASPANTEQKLKSFPEEPQHMEEWGHLDPAEENLKSYRKLLLWGYQLSQPDAASRLDTEELQLVERDSQGSGLPGGRQQETAGCACEEAAPARVVPELPAEAPPGDAPADPPSGTTEEEEEQPGKAPDPQDPQDPQDPQDPQDPQDPQDAESGSASDSQRRRIIKQPAPDTDTGAARLGTKRPHPEDGDEQSLEGVSGDGQSLEGVSGDGQSLEGVSGDGQSLEGVSGDGQSLEGVSGDGQSLEGVSGDGQSLEGVSGAGHSAGLAAGQGPGADELGLSRGKPYACGECGEAFAWLSHLMEHHSSHGGRKRYACQGCWKTFHFSLALAEHQKTHEKEKGYALGIARGPQPSTREAQAGAGAGGPPESVEGEALPAPPEAQR, encoded by the exons atggagtttcacccttgtcacccagactgcagtgcaatggtgcgatctcagctccctgcagcctctgcctcctgggttcaagtgattctcctgcctcagactcctgagcaagtagctgggattacag GTCTGTGGGTTCTGGCACCATCTGAGCCCCCTGGCAATCCCTGGCACCTCTGCTTTGGAGCCACCTTGTCCCCGGTTAGACAGTGTCGCATTTTCCAGTGCCGTTTTGGAAAGATGCTGCCTTTGGAGAAGGCGTTTGCCTCCCCCAGGAGCTCCCCAACCCCCCTGGATCTGCCCACGCCAGGGTCAGCAGCCGGAGCCCAGCAGGAAGAACCCGAGACCATCCCTGAGAGGACCCCTGCTGACCTGGAGTTCTCCCGCCTGCGTTTCCGAGAATTTGTCTACCAGGAGGCTGCCGGGCCCCACCAGACCCTGGCCCGCCTGCATGAGCTGTGCCGCCAGTGGCTGATGCCTGAGGCGCGCTCCAAGGAGCAGATGCTGGAGCTGCTGGTGCTGGAGCAGTTCCTGGGCATTCTGCCTGATAAGGTCCGGCCCTGGGTGGTGGCACAGTACCCTGAGAGCTGCAAGAAGGCAGCCTCCCTGGTGGAGGGCCTCGCTGATGTCCTGGACGAGCCAG GGATGCTGCTGGGCTCCCCTGCGGGCTCATCCTCAATTCTTAGTGATGGAGTGTACGAGAGGCACATGGACCCTCTGCTGCTACCAGGCGAGTTCGAGAGCCCCAGCCAGGCCCGCGGAGCTGGGGAGATCCCAGCACCTTCTGAGACAC cctggcTTTCTCCAGACTCCCTGTTTCTGGAACAGAGGAGGGTCAGAGAAGCAAGGACCGAAGAggccagccctgccaacaccgaGCAG AAGCTGAAGTCCTTTCCAGAGGAGCCTCAGCACATGGAGGAGTGGGGCCACCTGGACCCTGCCGAGGAGAACCTGAAGAGCTACCGGAAGCTGCTCCTGTGGG GGTATCAGCTTTCCCAGCCTGACGCTGCCTCCAGGCTGGACACTGAGGAACTCCAGCTGGTGGAAAGAGATTCACAAGGAAGCGGCCTCCCAG GCGGGAGGCAGCAGGAGACCGCTGGGTGCGCCTGCGAAGAGGCCGCCCCCGCGCGGGTGGTGCCTGAGCTGCCTGCGGAGGCGCCCCCAGGGGACGCCCCTGCCGATCCCCCGTCGGGCAccactgaggaggaggaagagcagccTGGGAAGGCCCCGGACCCGCAGGACCCGCAGGACCCGCAGGACCCCCAGGACCCCCAGGACCCCCAGGACCCCCAGGacgcggagtctggctctgcctccGACTCGCAGAGGCGGCGCATCATCAAGCAGCCTGCCCCGGACACGGACACGGGCGCGGCGAGGCTGGGAACCAAGAGGCCGCACCCTGAGGATGGCGATGAGCAGAGCCTCGAGGGCGTCTCCGGCGACGGGCAGAGCCTCGAGGGCGTCTCCGGCGACGGGCAGAGCCTCGAGGGCGTCTCCGGCGACGGGCAGAGCCTCGAGGGCGTCTCCGGGGACGGGCAGAGCCTCGAGGGCGTCTCCGGCGACGGGCAGAGCCTCGAGGGTGTCTCCGGTGATGGGCAGAGCCTCGAGGGTGTCTCTGGCGCCGGCCACAGCGCAGGGCTCGCGGCCGGGCAGGGCCCCGGGGCTGACGAGCTGGGCTTGTCCCGCGGGAAGCCCTACGCCTGCGGCGAGTGCGGGGAGGCCTTCGCGTGGCTTTCGCACCTCATGGAGCACCACAGCAGCCATGGCGGCCGGAAGCGCTACGCCTGTCAAGGCTGCTGGAAGaccttccacttcagcctggcCCTAGCCGAGCACCAGAAGACCCACGAGAAGGAGAAAGGCTACGCGCTGGGGATCGCCCGGGGCCCCCAACCGTCCACCCGCGAAgcccaggcaggggctggggcgGGCGGGCCCCCGGAGAGCGTGGAGGGCGAGGCTCTCCCCGCACCCCCAGAGGCGCAGAGGTGA